The following proteins are encoded in a genomic region of Reichenbachiella sp.:
- a CDS encoding glucose 1-dehydrogenase — protein sequence MEINKKLSGKNVLITAGAQGIGESITKHFIDSGAHVAIHYFSSADTANELTKYAISKGQKAIAISGDLTKEADSIALVEKTVEALGSLDLLINNAGSLVARKMLDEMEADFWHKVMDINMTSMMFVTRAAAPYLTKNSNSSIVNLASLAGRKGGHPGSLVYSTSKGAILTFTRALASELGPKGVRVNAVAPGLILGTSFHNTHTSKESADKTITEIPIKRAGNADDVARAVLYLASEYDGFITGATLDINGGVYNM from the coding sequence AATGTATTGATCACTGCTGGAGCTCAAGGAATCGGTGAATCAATTACGAAACATTTTATAGATAGCGGAGCCCATGTGGCCATTCACTATTTCTCAAGTGCAGACACAGCTAATGAGCTAACAAAATACGCGATTAGCAAAGGACAAAAAGCAATTGCTATCAGTGGCGACCTCACCAAAGAGGCTGATTCCATTGCCTTGGTTGAAAAAACAGTAGAAGCCTTAGGCAGCCTGGATTTATTGATCAATAATGCAGGTTCACTCGTGGCTCGCAAAATGCTAGACGAAATGGAGGCAGATTTCTGGCATAAGGTCATGGACATCAACATGACGTCTATGATGTTCGTGACACGAGCAGCAGCTCCTTATCTAACAAAAAACAGTAACAGCAGTATCGTCAATTTGGCATCGCTAGCCGGACGAAAAGGCGGTCACCCGGGATCGCTGGTTTATTCTACCAGCAAGGGAGCCATCCTCACATTCACCCGAGCGCTCGCCTCTGAGCTGGGACCTAAAGGTGTAAGAGTAAATGCTGTGGCCCCGGGATTAATCCTTGGTACTTCATTTCACAACACACACACAAGTAAGGAATCGGCTGATAAAACCATCACTGAAATTCCAATTAAGCGTGCTGGCAATGCAGATGATGTAGCAAGAGCGGTTTTGTATTTAGCGTCTGAATACGACGGTTTCATTACTGGCGCCACTCTCGACATCAATGGTGGAGTCTATAATATGTAA